The following proteins are co-located in the Bacillus pumilus genome:
- a CDS encoding FUSC family protein yields MKLGARILKTGIAIVLALYLATWLGLPTPVFAGIAAVFAIQPSIYRSFLTIVDQVQANIIGAALAIMFGLLFGTGPVIIGLTAVMVIAINLKLKIEHTIPIALVTVIAILESAGDHFLSFALIRTATVVLGVLSSFLVNLIFLPPKYETKLVHHIMENTEEILKWIRLSSRQSTDHSTLKDDIDQIKERMIKLDHIYLLYKEERSYLKKTTYVKSRKLVLFRQAIMTSNRALYLLKKLHKLENEIHLMPEHFRESLTDEIDYLLYWHERTLMKFVGKMKPQDDDFQNECSLRLETLTKSFIQHQQNQENDLLDYNMLNVMSSIIEYRDELEHLDTLITSFQTYHPKDSEIETEEKEA; encoded by the coding sequence ATGAAACTTGGAGCCCGTATTTTAAAAACTGGTATCGCCATTGTACTCGCGCTTTACCTGGCAACATGGCTTGGGTTGCCAACGCCCGTTTTCGCGGGAATTGCAGCTGTATTTGCTATCCAGCCATCTATTTATCGATCATTTTTAACGATCGTTGATCAAGTGCAAGCCAATATTATTGGAGCAGCACTTGCCATTATGTTCGGTCTGCTTTTCGGCACAGGACCAGTCATTATCGGCTTAACCGCCGTCATGGTCATCGCCATTAATTTAAAGCTGAAGATTGAACACACGATTCCGATTGCACTTGTAACTGTCATCGCGATTTTAGAAAGTGCAGGGGATCATTTCCTTTCCTTTGCCTTAATTCGAACAGCTACTGTGGTGTTAGGGGTACTTTCTTCATTTTTAGTGAATTTAATCTTCCTGCCGCCAAAGTATGAAACAAAGCTGGTTCATCACATTATGGAAAATACGGAGGAGATTTTAAAATGGATCCGTCTGAGCTCCAGACAGTCTACTGATCATTCCACCTTAAAGGATGACATCGATCAAATAAAAGAACGTATGATCAAATTAGATCACATTTACTTGTTATACAAAGAGGAACGAAGCTATTTAAAGAAAACCACGTATGTCAAATCAAGAAAGCTGGTTTTGTTCAGACAGGCAATTATGACGTCTAATCGAGCTCTGTACTTGCTGAAAAAGCTTCATAAATTAGAAAATGAAATTCATTTGATGCCAGAGCATTTTAGGGAAAGCTTAACTGATGAGATTGATTATTTACTGTATTGGCATGAGCGCACCTTGATGAAGTTTGTCGGAAAAATGAAGCCGCAGGACGATGATTTTCAAAATGAATGCTCTCTTCGTCTTGAAACATTAACGAAATCATTTATTCAGCATCAGCAAAACCAAGAAAACGACTTGCTCGATTACAATATGCTGAATGTGATGTCCAGCATCATCGAATACCGTGATGAATTGGAACATTTAGATACATTGATTACAAGCTTCCAGACGTATCACCCAAAAGATAGTGAAATTGAGACAGAAGAAAAAGAAGCATAA
- a CDS encoding glutamate-1-semialdehyde 2,1-aminomutase, which yields MKFTESEKLHQEALEHIVGGVNSPSRSYKAVGGGSPVAMERGEGAYFWDADGNRYIDYLAAYGPIITGHAHPHITKAITKAAETGVLYGTPTKHEVTFAKMLKEAMPALDKVRFVNSGTEAVMTTIRVARAYTGRTKIIKFAGCYHGHSDLVLVAAGSGPSTLGTPDSAGVPKSIANEVITVPFNDIDSYKEALDRWGDEVAAVLVEPIVGNFGIVEPKDGFLQQVNDLTHEKGALVIYDEVITAFRFMYGGAQDLLQVKPDLTALGKIIGGGLPIGAYGGKKEIMEQVAPLGPAYQAGTMAGNPASILSGIACLEVLKEDGVYERLDQLGAMLEEGILAHAKKHQVDITVNRLKGALTIYFTKETIVNYEQAENTDGEMFARFFKLMLTQGINLAPSKYEAWFLTIAHTEKDISETLQAVDHAFEQLKIS from the coding sequence ATGAAATTCACAGAATCAGAAAAATTACATCAAGAGGCGCTGGAGCATATTGTTGGAGGTGTCAACAGCCCGTCTCGTTCATATAAGGCAGTAGGCGGCGGATCACCCGTTGCAATGGAAAGAGGAGAAGGCGCTTATTTTTGGGATGCTGACGGAAACCGCTATATTGACTATCTAGCAGCATACGGCCCAATTATTACAGGACATGCTCATCCTCATATTACAAAAGCCATCACGAAAGCGGCTGAAACGGGTGTCCTTTACGGAACACCGACGAAGCATGAAGTCACGTTTGCGAAGATGCTGAAGGAAGCGATGCCTGCTTTAGATAAAGTTCGTTTTGTCAATTCAGGTACGGAAGCTGTGATGACTACGATTCGTGTAGCTCGCGCTTATACAGGCAGAACAAAGATCATTAAATTTGCCGGGTGCTACCACGGTCACTCTGATCTTGTGCTAGTGGCAGCTGGCTCTGGCCCTTCCACTTTAGGAACGCCTGATTCAGCGGGCGTACCAAAAAGCATCGCCAACGAAGTCATTACCGTTCCATTTAATGATATTGACAGCTACAAAGAAGCATTAGATCGCTGGGGCGATGAGGTAGCGGCTGTCCTTGTTGAGCCGATTGTCGGCAACTTTGGAATTGTGGAGCCTAAGGATGGTTTCTTGCAGCAGGTCAATGACCTCACTCATGAAAAAGGCGCACTGGTGATCTATGATGAAGTGATTACAGCTTTCCGCTTTATGTACGGCGGTGCACAGGACTTGCTTCAAGTAAAACCTGACCTCACTGCATTAGGTAAAATTATTGGCGGCGGTCTTCCAATCGGCGCTTACGGCGGAAAAAAAGAAATTATGGAGCAAGTCGCCCCGCTTGGACCAGCCTATCAAGCTGGCACGATGGCAGGAAATCCTGCGTCCATTCTTTCCGGTATTGCATGCTTGGAAGTGTTAAAAGAAGACGGAGTCTACGAGCGTCTTGATCAGCTTGGCGCTATGTTAGAAGAAGGAATTTTAGCCCATGCCAAAAAACATCAAGTAGATATTACAGTGAATCGCTTAAAAGGTGCTCTCACGATTTATTTTACAAAAGAAACGATTGTGAACTACGAGCAGGCTGAAAATACGGATGGCGAGATGTTCGCACGCTTCTTCAAATTGATGCTCACGCAAGGTATTAACCTTGCTCCTTCTAAATATGAAGCTTGGTTCTTAACCATCGCACATACTGAAAAAGATATTTCTGAGACGTTACAAGCGGTAGATCATGCGTTTGAACAGCTGAAAATATCATAA
- the bcp gene encoding thioredoxin-dependent thiol peroxidase produces the protein MTIEVGQQVPDIELTGDKGEKVKLSDFKGKHIVLYFYPKDMTPGCTTEACDFRDRHQSFAELDAVIIGVSPDSQDKHQKFKEKHDLPFLLLVDDEQKLSEAFGVWKLKKNFGKEYMGIERSTFLINKEGTLVKEWRKVKVKDHVEEALEELKAHA, from the coding sequence ATGACAATCGAAGTGGGGCAGCAAGTACCTGATATTGAATTAACCGGTGACAAAGGGGAGAAAGTAAAGCTTTCTGATTTTAAAGGAAAACATATTGTCCTTTATTTCTATCCAAAAGATATGACACCAGGCTGTACAACAGAAGCATGCGATTTCCGCGACCGTCATCAAAGCTTTGCAGAATTAGATGCCGTCATTATTGGCGTAAGCCCAGACAGTCAGGACAAGCATCAAAAGTTTAAAGAAAAACATGATTTACCGTTCCTGCTTCTTGTAGACGATGAACAAAAATTGTCTGAAGCCTTTGGGGTATGGAAGCTGAAAAAGAACTTTGGCAAAGAATACATGGGAATCGAACGATCAACGTTTCTTATTAATAAAGAAGGAACGCTTGTCAAAGAATGGCGAAAAGTCAAGGTGAAAGACCACGTAGAAGAAGCGCTTGAGGAATTGAAAGCTCACGCTTAA
- the perR gene encoding peroxide-responsive transcriptional repressor PerR, with the protein MAAHELKDALDALKETGVRITPQRHAILEFLVNSMTHPTADDIYKALEGKFPNMSVATVYNNLRVFRESGLVKELTYGDSSSRFDFATSDHYHAICENCGKIVDFHYPGLDEVEQLASHVTGFKVSHHRLEIYGTCQECAKKENH; encoded by the coding sequence ATGGCTGCTCACGAACTAAAAGACGCTTTAGATGCTTTAAAAGAAACCGGTGTTCGAATTACTCCGCAGCGCCATGCCATCTTGGAGTTTCTCGTAAATTCTATGACTCACCCAACCGCGGACGATATATATAAAGCACTTGAAGGAAAATTTCCAAACATGAGTGTCGCAACGGTTTACAACAATTTACGAGTCTTCCGGGAATCTGGATTAGTAAAGGAATTAACGTACGGTGATTCCTCAAGCCGATTTGATTTTGCGACATCTGACCATTACCATGCGATTTGTGAAAACTGCGGAAAAATAGTGGACTTTCATTATCCTGGCCTTGATGAAGTTGAACAGCTTGCATCCCATGTGACGGGCTTTAAAGTCAGTCATCATCGCTTGGAGATCTATGGAACTTGTCAAGAATGTGCGAAAAAAGAAAATCATTAA
- a CDS encoding YgzB family protein: MAKYSSKINKIRTFALSLVFVGFLIMYIGVFFKESIWLSTFFMLLGVLSIGLSTAVYFWIGMLSTKAVRVVCPSCEKETKVLGRVDMCMHCREPLTLDPALEGKEFDESYNRKKS, encoded by the coding sequence ATGGCGAAATACTCCAGTAAGATTAATAAAATCAGAACATTTGCACTTAGTTTGGTTTTTGTCGGCTTTCTGATCATGTATATCGGTGTGTTCTTTAAGGAATCGATCTGGCTGTCGACTTTTTTTATGCTGCTTGGCGTCTTATCGATCGGATTAAGTACAGCCGTTTACTTTTGGATTGGCATGCTTTCTACGAAGGCGGTACGAGTCGTTTGTCCAAGCTGTGAAAAGGAAACAAAGGTGCTCGGACGAGTGGATATGTGCATGCATTGCAGAGAGCCGCTTACTCTCGATCCAGCATTAGAGGGTAAAGAGTTTGATGAATCCTACAATCGAAAAAAGTCATAA
- a CDS encoding nucleotidyltransferase-like protein has product MENLLRPIYQERASHPDTLAVIIVERRHKVSSETDNFDAALLVIVKEAEEPLFIKHYESDHQTASLNVVTDDQLKEWITLGTNRRIIDWILNGKVLFDRNEYIFNLIDELSTFPFSNRKLKIGLEYGKLIRRYIEGKAFFESNQFLDAYNSIVHALHHLARIEVIDKGFHPEVTVWNQVRHMEPEVYKLYSELIESHESLHKRLELLFLANDFLIHSKAEIGAAHLRHVMEQQDIWLFGELLAHPDLKHFTPDLSVMIDFFVEKGIVQVEPIETKGQKIYHRGYFIKKDIDA; this is encoded by the coding sequence ATGGAAAATCTTCTCCGTCCTATTTATCAAGAGCGAGCGAGCCATCCAGACACATTAGCTGTGATTATAGTAGAAAGAAGACATAAAGTATCTTCTGAGACGGATAACTTTGATGCAGCACTTCTTGTCATTGTAAAAGAAGCGGAAGAGCCGTTATTTATCAAACACTATGAATCCGATCACCAAACAGCTTCCTTAAATGTTGTCACAGATGATCAGCTGAAGGAATGGATTACCCTCGGCACTAACCGCCGAATCATTGATTGGATTTTGAATGGAAAAGTCCTATTTGATCGTAATGAATATATTTTCAACTTGATTGATGAACTGAGTACATTCCCGTTTTCAAACCGTAAGCTCAAAATCGGTTTAGAATATGGAAAACTCATTCGCAGATATATAGAAGGAAAAGCATTTTTTGAGTCAAATCAATTCCTTGATGCATATAATTCCATTGTGCATGCCCTGCATCATCTGGCACGTATTGAAGTGATTGATAAAGGCTTCCACCCAGAAGTGACGGTTTGGAACCAAGTGCGTCATATGGAGCCGGAAGTATATAAACTTTATTCAGAACTGATTGAAAGCCACGAAAGCCTGCATAAGCGTTTGGAACTGTTATTTTTAGCGAATGATTTTTTGATCCATTCAAAAGCAGAAATTGGTGCCGCTCATTTGCGTCATGTCATGGAACAGCAGGATATTTGGCTTTTTGGCGAGCTTCTTGCGCATCCTGACCTCAAGCATTTCACGCCTGACCTTAGCGTCATGATTGATTTCTTTGTGGAAAAAGGAATTGTTCAAGTGGAGCCAATTGAGACAAAGGGACAAAAAATCTATCATCGAGGATATTTTATAAAAAAAGATATTGACGCATGA
- a CDS encoding histidine phosphatase family protein, whose product MKTYYVVRHCQADAQSKEAALTPQGIAQSHTLAQFFSSIHLNQIISSPYKRAIQTIQPLALAKQLKMKIDERLSERVLSCKPMDDWYEKLKLSFMDVNITYEGGESSQEAMKRIVEVLYEQIHLEEDHTLFVTHGNIMSLLLKHVDSNIGFNEWEKLSNPDVYVLKYFHSDHLEIERIWHNI is encoded by the coding sequence ATGAAAACCTATTATGTCGTCAGACACTGCCAAGCAGATGCACAATCCAAAGAAGCGGCTTTAACACCGCAGGGCATCGCTCAATCACACACACTTGCCCAATTCTTTTCCAGCATACACCTCAATCAGATCATCTCAAGTCCTTATAAACGAGCGATCCAAACCATCCAGCCTCTTGCTCTTGCAAAACAACTTAAGATGAAAATTGATGAACGTCTCTCTGAACGTGTGTTAAGCTGCAAACCAATGGACGATTGGTATGAGAAGCTAAAGCTTAGTTTTATGGATGTAAACATCACATATGAAGGCGGTGAATCAAGCCAGGAAGCCATGAAAAGGATCGTAGAGGTTCTATACGAACAAATACATTTAGAAGAAGATCATACCCTCTTCGTCACACACGGTAATATCATGAGCCTGCTCCTCAAACACGTCGATTCGAACATTGGCTTCAATGAGTGGGAGAAGCTCAGCAATCCAGATGTCTATGTATTGAAATACTTTCACTCAGATCATTTAGAAATAGAACGAATATGGCATAACATATAA
- a CDS encoding DUF2262 domain-containing protein encodes MKGLDLFETTIQWGKQECLLYFNLGEEEEINDSLQAARRLVQEQTKWDSSIKSFAANKLIELAKDWQEQDDSDENQEEITHDQFINRISLESLQAYPNGEFEAYYHDGDLFWGHVILVTGNINGTFKDAHIAG; translated from the coding sequence GTGAAAGGACTAGACTTATTTGAAACGACGATCCAATGGGGGAAGCAAGAGTGCCTTCTCTACTTCAATCTCGGAGAAGAAGAAGAAATAAACGACTCTCTCCAAGCCGCTAGACGACTCGTACAAGAGCAGACTAAATGGGATTCTTCTATTAAATCATTTGCGGCAAATAAGCTGATTGAGCTAGCAAAAGACTGGCAGGAACAAGACGATTCAGATGAAAATCAAGAAGAGATCACACATGACCAATTTATAAACCGCATTTCACTTGAAAGCCTGCAAGCTTATCCAAATGGAGAGTTTGAAGCCTACTATCATGACGGTGATTTATTTTGGGGACATGTCATCCTTGTCACTGGAAATATAAATGGCACATTTAAAGATGCACACATTGCAGGCTAA
- a CDS encoding DUF7021 domain-containing protein, giving the protein MKKNKQMNAFEERFSEELVDMIAVTGPSGVGAGKESLWTASIPLIAWKEKGRITTEKVRLCWLTDEEGLREKQAQLHKESIVTLQVRKGTDEFMLVSLIDTDTKDRELQEILEEAPFITMTSWAPLN; this is encoded by the coding sequence ATGAAGAAAAACAAACAAATGAACGCATTTGAAGAAAGGTTTTCAGAAGAACTAGTAGACATGATTGCTGTCACAGGACCTTCTGGAGTAGGCGCAGGAAAAGAATCTCTTTGGACCGCTTCAATTCCACTGATTGCATGGAAGGAAAAAGGCCGCATCACAACCGAAAAAGTGAGACTCTGCTGGTTAACAGATGAAGAGGGGTTACGGGAAAAACAGGCACAATTACATAAAGAATCAATCGTTACACTTCAGGTACGAAAAGGTACAGATGAATTCATGCTGGTATCACTCATCGATACAGATACAAAGGATAGAGAGCTTCAAGAGATATTAGAAGAAGCTCCTTTTATCACGATGACAAGCTGGGCACCTTTGAATTAG